tctgcctcccaagtgctgggattgaaggtgtgcaccacagtgTCCTGCCTGACAGTCCTTGTGTTCTTATGTGTCCAGCAGTGAGTTTTTTGTTCCGTGTTAAAGGGATATCATGCAGTAATTTATATGTTCTAATGAACTGACTTAAGCATACCAGATTGCGTCTGTATCTTAGGTTGCCAGTTGCAATAGGCCAGGTCAAATTGATTAGGGAAATGAAATCAGTAAGATACACTCATGACACGGAACAAATAAGACCCGCTGCTGATCCGGCTCTTCTTGTCCTGCCGTTCTGCCCAAGGGCAATGGGCACCAGTTGCAAGCCATTCTTCTTTGTACTTGCTCCTGCTCCGACCACCCGAGAGCGTGTGCGACCCCTCTTCTCCATTCTTAATCAGTCACTTACTCAGAGAGGACCACGCCCCCATAGGGCTAGTCATCCTAATACCATTGAGTGAAAGAttgaatccccaaacaaccaatGCTGTTGCCTCTGCTTGCCTTTATCAGTCTTTTGAGCCAACCTAAGGGCTTGGGGTGCTCATTTTTCACTGTGTGAGGTTTTTGGGTgactttttaagttttaattttatttttttgtcgtttttttttgagacggaatctatgtagccttggctattctcATTATACAGTTcagactggtctcagactcacagagatctgcctgcctcttcatcCTGGGTGccgggattaaagctgtgcaccaccatgccctgctgatGAATTACTGGTAGTGCAGCATGATGAGTTGGCACGAGTCGCCTTCACCATTGTGTATTTGAATATAGGTACAattactgttttgtttctttttgtaagGTACAGTCCCTTGACCCTCAGGTTTTTATTAAATCATTGGATGCCTACCAAAGATGTATCTTACTTGTAACTGCTCAGTAATACAATTGTTATTTTACATGTGTCCAACTGCCAGGGTTATTCTGGTCTGAGATGTAAAGCAGCCTCCAGCTCTAAGGGAGTGTGTGGTGGCCTGCATACACAGCTGCTAAAACGTTTAGGAATCACACGGGAGCACTACCACATCCAGTGTGAGCACTTCCAGCACATCCAGTGTGAGCACTTCCAGGGCTCGAGTCCAGCACTAGGCAAACATTCTCACAACTGAGCCGCAACTCCAGCCatctaactaaaaaaaaaacttagttaaaaatatatttaaaaaaatttttttttgttaaaaagataaatggtgccgggcggtggtggcgcacgcctttaatcccagcactcgggaggcagagccaggcggatctctgtgagttcgaggccagcctgggctaccaagtgagtcccaggaaaggcgcaaagctacacagagaaaccctgtcttgaaaaaaccaaaaaaaaaaaaaaaaaaaaaaaaaaagataaatggcaATGTTTATTTGGAATGAAAATACtgtataaaaaatattaaaacggAACAGTGGGTTGACAGTTGAAGACCATCAAGATAAATACAGTCCAATAAGTTAGCGCACCCGCACAGCGGGTCGAGGCTCAGCAAGCACGGGAAAATCTTTGTCGAAGAGCAGTAGCCGGGCCCCCCGGGGCatctcctgggctcctgggctcctGTTTGACACAGCCGCGTCGTGGGTCTCCGTGCAGACGAAGGCGGCACTCACCACGGACTCGGGGAGCGCGGCTCTTGGGACTCCTCCTGACTCTTCATACGCGATGGGCTGGAGACGGTGGCAGCGGCGGAAGCCTTCCAACGCCCGACGGTTCTGGTACTCGATCAACGCCAGGGTGATGAACGCGGTCCAGCAGCTCTCTTCGGTGCAGCGGAAGTCGATCTCCTTATAGTCAGTGGTGACGACGGTGAAGTACACATGCTTGCGGGTGTGCTCCACGCAGTCCACCTTGAGGATGGAGTGGAAGCGCAGCTCCTTAGCTCGCGCTGGTCCGGGAGAAGAGGCGCAGGCGGTCGTCGGTGAGCACGCCGCGCTTTTTCCAGAGCTGCAACAGGCTGTCGCTTCGCTTCTCCAGCTGCCCCTCACGAAGAATCTCGCCGGGGGTCGTCATGAGTTTCGAAGCCATTGGGAAAGGATGGATGTATCAAACGCGCTCGTTCtgccctttttaatttttttttaagtggtagTAGGGCTAACAGTTGGAAGAAGGTGAACTTTAGAGTCTTCAGGAAAGTTAGGGAGTAtcttagtgtttctgttgctgtgaaaagacaagATGGcgacagcaactcttttttttttttttttttttttttttgacaggggtTCTGTATGTAACAgtgctagctgtcctggaactcactccatagaccaggctggcctcaaactcacaaagatccacctgcctctgcttctcaagtgctgggattaaaggtgtgcaccaccactgcccagcatcagcacctcttataaaggaaaacatttaattggggctggctataggttcagagatttagtccattattatcttggtggaagcatggtggtgtgcaggcagatgtggtgctggagaggtagctgagagttctacatgaagatgggcaggcagcagaaagagagagaaagcccctgggcctggcttgagcttctggaacctcaaagcccacccccagtgacacacttcttctaacaaggccaaaCCTACTCTAACAAGCCCACAaatctaatcctttcaaataatacCACTCCCCATGAGTCTTTGGGGtccatttccattcaaaccaccagagaagGCACCCATGCTGGACTTGGAttcctccatgcctggcttttccctGTGCTTGCTGGCTTTCAGGTCTTATGCAAACCACTTGGTTTGTCGGTTTCAGTTTATAAAAGGATTATAAGATGGTTCCTCTCTCTACTCAACTTACTAAAAACTGTGACTTGTTCAGTAGTTGCTTGGTTAAAGAATTACAGTTTCTGTTTCTGCCTTACTAATCTTTGAACATAATGAGACTTTGAAAAAAGCAAACTTTGTGTAAAAAGGAGAATCTCTGGGGTCTTTGTAGTGTTTTATGTGCTGTGACAACAGTGTTGTCATTGGGCATAGAGTATGGGAGCTAATAGTTATGTCACTGTCACTTTGATAAACCTGCTacaacatgtttttcttttcttcccacttCAAGGAAATTTACCATTGTAGGAGACAAATAAAATACAGCAAGGACAAGATGTGGTATCTGGCAAAATTGGTAAGCTAACATGACTACTCCCATGTAATACCCAGAAAAAGAAGCTGTGTGTTTCCTCTGAAGACTTGATGATTATTACCTCAACTTTCCCAAAGGTTAGGGAATGTCATTTTGTGTTCAGTGATGAGCAGGTCATCAAGAGAGACACTAACTCACAGTGGAAATAGACACTGAAACAAGGGCAGCAGCGTCACCAACAACCGGAGGACCCAGGGCACCTGCTTGCTCATCTGTAGTAGTTTTAATACCGTGACTCTAGTTCTTAAGTGTTTAtcttggagaaggagagagacccCAGGACACTTGCTTGCTTACCTGTACAGACAGGTTGAACCTCATGATACTGTTGGTTCTTGCATATTCTCCTTGGTGAGGAGCAAAGAGAAATGCAGCAATACAGAACCATTTATCCCATGTGTGGAGGATGAGTGTGGTTGACATCAGCCTGTCTCAGTTGTGTCTGCCTTAATAGTTCTGAAACTGTTGTACATAAAGCTGTTTTGTGTTTACAGCATGTAAGTTTAATTTTTAACTAAAAGATAGGATGCCTTTCAAAccttttttctattttgcttGGTTTTAACTCACAGTTTCTAGAATTCTAACTGATTGTTTAAGGTTCTTGCTgtcaagaagaaaggaaacattacTTTTGAGGAGACATTTGTTCATTCATCTGTCCCCCTTTAGATACGAGGCATGTCCATTGATCAGGCTTTGGCTCAGTTGGAGTTCAATGATAAAAAGGGGGCTCAAATAATTAAAGAGGTAAGACTTGGTGGTTGGAAGGGATGGGTATGCAGCTGTCTTTAAGCCTAAATCTTGGATTCCTAAGATTTGTAgtgtaaatgtatttttttttttatgagatgcAGATTCAGGGCTCCCAGTTTTCTTAAGTCCCTTATTCCTGAGAAATAGATGCTTTACATGAATTTTCCCTCAGATGCCTGTATATGCaggagacactttttttttttttattgttgatgaAATGATTGGAATCCTTTTTAATAAATGACTGGCCCTTATTTTGGAGTGATGCTAaagattaaactcagggcctaGCATATGCTAGGGACATATTCTACCACTAAACTGCACTTCCAGCCCAGACTCGGTATGGTTTTTGTTTCTCACAAGAGTCTTTTTTGAGGGGTGGGGAGCCAACTTCCACAATGAGAACTTACAATTTGGTATAAGCAG
This Peromyscus maniculatus bairdii isolate BWxNUB_F1_BW_parent chromosome 8, HU_Pman_BW_mat_3.1, whole genome shotgun sequence DNA region includes the following protein-coding sequences:
- the LOC102923018 gene encoding LOW QUALITY PROTEIN: pleckstrin homology-like domain family A member 2 (The sequence of the model RefSeq protein was modified relative to this genomic sequence to represent the inferred CDS: deleted 1 base in 1 codon) encodes the protein MASKLMTTPGEILREGQLEKRSDSLLQLWKKRGVLTDDRLRLFSRTSAAKELRFHSILKVDCVEHTRKHVYFTVVTTDYKEIDFRCTEESCWTAFITLALIEYQNRRALEGFRRCHRLQPIAYEESGGVPRAALPESVVSAAFVCTETHDAAVSNRSPGAQEMPRGARLLLFDKDFPVLAEPRPAVRVR